The sequence below is a genomic window from Hyalangium ruber.
TGCCCAGCAGCCCGGAGGGGTCCACCACCTGCTGCCCCACGGCCTCCGAGGGCGTCAGCTTGTGTCGGAAGAGCACCGCGTTGTGGATGTACACGGGCCTGTCGCGGTGGTGGAACAGGCGCACCTTCTGGCGCACCACCCCGTCACTGCCCAGCTCCGGGAAGCGCGGCGTGAGCTGTACCAGCAGCGTCACCACGCCCTTGGTCGTCAGATCCTCGAACACCGGGTTGATCAGCTGCAGCGAGGTGCGGCCGCGCACCGGCTCGCCCACCTCGCCATGCACCGTCACCTCGACGAGGAGGTTGGAGAACATCGCGTCCTGCTTGCGCCCCTCGTAGTTGTGGGAGGCGTACGGCAGCTGCGTGGTGAGCTTCTCACCGTCCCCGAAGGACCACTCATAGGAGCGCGGCTTGAACGAGACGCCCGGCGTGCTCTCGGGGCCTGGGTTTTCGGTGAGCTTCACCTCGAAGTCGAACTCGCCCCAGGTGTTGGCGCGCAGCCGCGAGGTGACCAGCGCCATGCGCACGGGCTTGCACGGCTTGACCGTGAACTCGGGCACCGGCGCCGCCGTGGACACGTTGTTCTTGCCGAAGACGCGTACCTCCAGCTTCGGAGACTCACCGTCATCGGCGATCCACGAGCGCACCGGCACGCGCGGGCCCTGCCGGCCGCCGATCGTGTAGTGCAGGTAGGCATCGCTCCCATCCGGCGTGTGCGCGCGGACGGTGATCAGGTTCTCCTCGCCCTCGCACACCTCTTTCTTCTCGACGGTGATCTCATCGATCACCGGCGCGGCGGCGGCGGCCTGGGCGGCGGGAGGCTCCGTCGGGGGAACCGGCGCCTCGGGCTCGGGCTGAGGCGCGGAGGGCCCCGGCCCGGGCTCGGTGAGCCTCGGGCCGGGCATCGCGGGCGGCGGCGGGGGCGTGGACTCGGCGGGAGAGCGGTCCCACAGGAGCCATGCCAGGAGCGCCGCCACCATGCCTACGCCCAGGGTGGCAACACCGACCTTACGCCTGCTGCTCGCGGTCGCTTCCAAGCGTTAGAACCAGCAGCCGTAGACGTTGCCGCCCGAGTTCCACTGGATCGTGTTCGAGGAGTCGTAGGCCCACACGCTCACGCCGGGGCCCGTGTACGGGTGGCCGCTCCAGCCGCCGAGCCGGTCCGGGCTGATGGACCGGGCGACCGTGTTGCCGTCGTTGGCGATGTTGTTCCACACGGTGCCGCTGTCGGTGTCGCAGCGGCCCGCGGACATACAGTTGCGGACCTGGCGGCCGGCGTCGTCACAGATGTTCTCGAAGCAGGAGATGCTGGAGCCCACTCCGCCCCAGAAGCCGAGGCCCGAGTTGCACTCGTTCTCCACCGAGCTGTAGAGCGAGTTGCCCGCCGTCACCAGCGTGGAGTGGCCGTAGATCTTCGGCTCCACCGCGCCGAAGCCCGCCTTGTACTGGGCGTGGGCGATCATCGTCGAGCACACCATGCCGTTGTTCCAGCCGGCGCCGCCGATATGCACCGTCTCGAGGTCTCGGTACTGGTAGAGCGTGTAGTTGAGCGGGGCGCCGTTGGGCCCCAGGTAGCGGCGGAACGACTGGCCCCCGTCCTGCTTCGAGGTGGCCGCCACCGTGGGCATCGAGTTGAGCAGCCAGTTGGAGACCGCCTCCCCCTTGGTGTCGTAGCCTGCGGTGGAGCGGCTGCGCTGATAGGCGAGGTACTGGAGCGCGCCGCCGCCACCATAGAGGTACTGGTAGATGGCGCCCTGGTTGATGCGGCCGGCGCCCGGGAAGCCCGAGGTCAGCTCACCGGCCTTCACCGGCGTGCTGCAGTAGGTGGGCCAGCCGTTCGTGCCCGGCGTGTACATCGTCTCGTGCGTCACGTCCCCGCCCGGACCGTGGGAGAACATCGAGTGCGTGCGGTACTCGCCGACCGCGTCCAGCACGGCCGCGATCGGACCTCCGCCACCGCCACGGCTGAGCACCAGGCCCCCGTTGGGTACGTTCCACCCGGCGGCGGTGCTGCCACATGCGACGTCGCCCGTGTCCTCAGCGCCCGCCAGCGCGACCGGAGCAGTGAGAGCGGCCGCCACGATCGCGGCGGAACGAAGGGTCTTCATTGCGGGATTGGACATGGCTGTCCCTCCAGAGAAAGGGTGAAAGCCGAGCACAGGAAGAGGATCGAAGAACGTGAATTGTGGCCCTTCTGCGCACTACCGTGCAAGTCACCCTCTCCGCTCTGTCGAGGGAAGAACGTGCCGCTACGGTTGAACGAGCACGCGGTGGAGTTCCTCTGCTTGTTTCCTCAGTTCGGGATCAGTCGTTCGGAGCGCCTGAGCCGCGTGGCCGCGTGCGCGCGCCGGGTCCGTCTTCGCCAGGGCCATGGCCATATGGAGGTTGGCGCGCGGGTGTTCCGGCTGGGCTTTCAACACCGGCGCCAGGACCTGCTCGGCCCGGGAGTCCATCTCCTTCTCCAGGTACAGCATCGCCAGATCGCACGCGGGCTCTGGCTCCGTCGGCGCCTGGGCGTGGGCCCGCTCCAGCAGCGCGCGGGCCTCGAGCCGCTCCCCGGCCAGATCCAGCGCCCGGGCCAGGCCGTGCATGGCGGACACGGAGCTGGGGTCGGCTCGCAGCGCTTCCTCCAGGAGGCGGCGCCCCTCTTCCACCTGGCCTTGCTCCAACCGCGCCATTCCGTCTCGATAAAGGTCCGTTCCCACAGCGCTTCCTCCGTTCCGCGCGGTGCGTCATCCGCTTCGACGCAACTTTAGGACTACATCTTCCGACAAAGTAAGAAAGCCTTCCTCAAGAGATCCCCATGATCATCCGCAATGATCGCGTTTCGTCCCGCCTCCCGGTGTCCTCCGGCTCGGAGGCCTCTTCTGCCCGCCCGGCGGCGACCGAGCCCTCGCGCAACGTCGTCCGTGATTCGTTCGAGGGCGCCACCTCGGTGCAGCGTACGGCGCAGGTGGCCGGCGCGCCCGCGGGGGACCACGGCAAGCTGATGTCGGAGTACCTCACCGGCGCCCGCCCGCCTCCGGCCGACTTCGAGAAGGTGATGGGTTACAAGCCCTACGCCATCCAGACGAAGCACGGCCAGCGGATGCAGGATCCGCACGGGGATGCCTCGGCCCCCGGCAAGATCGGCCCGGACAAGGAGTTCGATCCGGCGGCCAAGACGCACGACTACGGCTACGACCTGCTGCGCTACTACGCGAAGAAGGGCACGCCGCTGAACGCCGATGCTCGCAAGGCGGCCGACGCGCAGTTCCGCGAGGACCTGTTCGACTACGCCAACGATCAGAAGGGCATGGTGGATCGCTGGAAGTTCCGCACCTGGGCGCAGATCTACGCCACCGCGGTGGAGCTGAACTCCCGCGTGCAGGGCTACGGCCCTCCGTAGGCTTCAAGGCGAACGTCTCACCTTCGGGCGGAAGCGCCCGCCGGCTGCAGGCGCTGGATGAACCTGTCAGACAACCAGACAGGTTTGGCGGAAGCGCCGCCCCAGGCTGAGGAGGTATCGACATGCGGCTGAGGGTGGCCTGCCGGGTTCTCTCCATTCTCCTGGCAGGGTGCGCATCCGGGTCTGTGACGCAGCTTCCTGCTGCCCCAGCTCCCGCGTGTCCTACGGAGAAGCTGCGATTCACGCGGGAGACGAGCTGTCGCAACGATGGCTCGGTAGAGTTCTGCCTGCCGAAGGATGCGCAGGTGGTGGAGCGCGTGCGGCGGCTGGCTCCAGAGATCCAGGGTCCGATGGGCGGTGCCGGACGCATCCGGTGCGATCTGTCTCGCGAGGACCTCTACTTCTTCCCCACGGACAACAGGTGTCTGGAGCCGCACGGCGCGCTCACGGATGAGGCCTGGGCGTCGCTCTGTCGGGTGGCGGCGGATCCTGCGATCTCGGGAATCGCGCCCACCTGGTACGAGTGAGTGGGGTGGCACATCGGGGCGCGTGCCGCATAATCGGCGGCGAATGAGCCTCTCCCCTCCCCTCCTTCGAGCCGGCCTCGCGGTCGCGGTGCTCCTCCTCGCCTCGTGCCGGATCGAGACCGCCGCGCCGTCGGATGCGTCCGTCTCGGCGGCCCGCGACAGTGAGCCCTCGGGAGAGGTGTGGGTCTACACGTCCATGTACCGGCACGTGATCGATGCGTTCGAGCCACTGCTGAAGGAGAAGCTGCCCAAGGTACACGTCCAGTGGTACCAGGCCGGGAGCGAGAAGGTCGCCAGCCGCCTGGAGGCCGAGCGCGCCGCGGGTGCCGTTCGCGCGGATGTGCTCGCCGTCTCGGATCCCTTCCTGTACGAGCGGCTCACGCGCGAGGGCGCCTTCCTGCGCTACGCCTCTCCGAACGGGCTCCGGGTGCCGCGCTCGCTGCTCGAACTCGACGCGCACTACACGGCGGCGCGCCTGGCCACCATGGTCCTCGTGCATCGGAAGGGCGCCAGCGCCCCACCCACCTCCTTCGCGGACCTCGCGAGCGAGCGATGGAAGGGACGCGCGGCCCTTGGCGATCCGCTCACCTCGGGGACCGCGTTCACGTGGGCCGTGTTCGTCCAGGGGAAGTATGGCGATGGGTTCTTCGAGCAGCTTCGTGAGCGGGGGGCGTTCGTCGCCGGGGGCAATGCGGCCGTGCTGCAAAAGGTGGAGAGCGGCGAGGCGGACTGTGGGGTGCTGCTGCTGGAGAACGCGCTGGCGGCCCAGGCGCGCGGGAGTCCGATCGCCTTCGTGTGGCCCGAGGACGGCGCGGTCCTCATTCCCGGCCCTGTCGCCATCTTCAAGACCACGCCCAATCCGGTGGCCGCGAAGGCGTTGGTGGACCTGCTCCTGTCCCCCGAGGGCCAGCGCATCATCGTGGAGAAGGGCGATATGCACGCGGTGGACCCTCGACTCGAAGGCCCTCGCGGAGAGCCAGGACTGGAGACGCTGCTGTCGCGGTCTCAGCCGTGGACGCCCGAGCTGGTCGAGCGGGGCCTGACGCGCGGCGGCGCCACCAAGGAGCTGTTCAGCCGGGCCTTCTCCCGATGAACGTGCGCGCCCCCGAGGCACGGTGGTGGGGACTCGGCGCCTGGCTGGTGCCCATCCTGTTCTTCGCCGTCGGTCCGGTTGCCGTGCTCATCCTGCGGAGCGTGGGCGCCCTGGACGGCGGCGCGCTCGCCGCTCTGGCGAGCGAGACGGGGATCCTCGGGAACACGCTCCTCATCTCCCTCGGAGCGGCGGCGTTCGCGTTCGGGGTCGGGGCTCCGCTGTCGATCCTGCTCTTTCGCACCGACCTGCCGCTGCGGCGTGGCTTCGCGGTGCTCTTCACCCTCCCTTCGGCCATCCCTCCGTTCATCTGGGGGATGGGTTGGCTCCTGCTGGCCAGCCCTCGCGCGGGCTACCTGAATCGACTCCTGGGAGAAGGCTCGATCGATATCTATGGTGCGGCGGGCATCGCGTTCGTCGAGGGGCTGTCCGGTCTGCCGCTCGTGCTGCTCGCGGGGGCCGCCGCGCTCCGCAGGGTGGATCCCGCCCTGGAGGAGGCCGCGCGCGTGTGTGGCGCCTCCCCGCTCCGTGCCCTGTTCGCGGCCACCGTCCCGCTCGCCCTCCCCTCGCTGCTCTCGGGCGCGGTGATGGTGTTCCTCATGACGGCCTCGGCGTTCGGTGTGCCGTACATCCTCGGGGTGTCGGCCTCGCCTCCGACGCGCGTGCTCACCACCCGCATCTATGAACTCATCCTCCTGGGTGGCGAAGGGAACCTCGCGCGCGCCGTGGTCCTCGCCGCCGCTCTGCTGCTGTTCACCCCGCTCGCCCTGTGGGCCACTTGGGTTCTCGGGCGCTCGGGCCGGGTACGCCTGAGCGCGGGCAAGGGCGTCTCTCCGCGTCCCTTCCCGCTGGGACGGGGCCGAGGATTGGCCACCGTGGGGGTCGGCGCCCTCTGCGCGATCCTGGTCCTGCTGCCGCTCGGCGCGGTCGTCCTGACGTCCGTGCAGCGCAGCTTCGGCGCGGAGCTGGCCTGGGAGAGCCTGACGCTCACGCACTGGTCGGGAGTGCTCCTCGAGCCTCGAACACTGCGGGCCACCGGGCGCAGCCTCCTGCTCGCCGCCGGAGCGGGCCTGCTCGTCTGTGCCTTCGGGCTCGCGGGCGCGGTGCTCCGGCGCCACTTCCGTCGCTTCGGGGCCGGCGTGGAGGCGCTCGCCGCGTGGCCCTATGCCGTCCCGGGCACGGTGCTGGCCATCTCGCTCCTCGTCGCGTTCTCGCGGGATCTGCGGTTCGTGCTGCTCGACCGCGTCGCATTCGTGCTCGCGCTGGCGCACACGCCGTGGCTGCTCCTCATCGCCTACTCGGCGAAGTACCTCGCGCTGGGCACGCAGAACAGCGCCGAGGCCCTGGCGCAGGTGGATCCATCCCTCGCCGAGGCTGCACGGGTGAGCGGGGCCGGTCCGCTGCGGGCCTTCCTCGACGCACCCCTTCCCTTGTTACGCCCGGCGCTCATCGCGGCATTCGTGCTGGCGTTCCTCGCCTGTGCCACGGAGATCACCATGTCCGTGCTCCTCGTCCCCGCCGGCTCCGAGGTGCTGGGGACACTCCTGTTCGAGCTGCAGAGCTACGCGGATCCCTCGGCCGCGGCGGTGCTCGCCTGCGCGTTCGTGGCGCTCGTGCTGCTGGGGCAGGTACTCCTGGCCCTCATGCGGCGGGGCACGGCGGAGGTGCGGTGATGGCGGCCATCGCGCTGCAGGATCTGGTGAAGTCCTACGGCACCACTCCCGTGGTGCGAGGACTCTCCCTCGAAGTGCGCGAGGGAGAGCTCGTCTCGCTGCTGGGGCCCTCCGGGTGCGGCAAGACGACGACGCTGCGGATGCTCGCCGGGCTGGAGCACCCGGATGCGGGCGTCATCCGCATTGGCGGCGAGACGGTGGCGGGGCCTGGGATACGGATTCCTCCCGAGCGGCGCGGGCTGGGCATGGTGTTCCAGAGCTACGCCGTGTGGCCCAATCGCTCGGTAGAGGCGAACGTGGCCTATCCACTGACGCTGCGCCGCCTGCCCAAGGCGGAGATCGCCACGCGCGTCCGGGAAGCCCTGCGTTGGGTGCGACTGGAGGCGCTCGCCGCGAGGATGCCGCACGAGCTGTCCGGTGGGCAGCTCCAGCGCGTGGCATTGGCCCGGGCGCTCGTATCGAGCCCGCGCGTGCTGCTGCTGGACGAGCCCCTGTCGAACCTGGACGCCGCGCTCCGCGAGGAGCTGCGCGCGGAGATCGCCACCCTGCGGGCACGGCTGGGCACGACGATGATCTTCGTCACCCACGACCAGGCGGAGGCGCTCGCCCTGTCGGACCGCATCGCGGTGATGAACCGGGGCGTGATCGAACAGGTGGATGCTCCCGAGCGGCTGTACCACGAGCCGGCAACCCCCTTTGTCGCTGGCTTCGTCGGCGGGGCGAACGTCTTCGCGGGCGAGGTGCGAGAGGGCGCATTCCACTGCTCCGGTCGGGACGTCGTGTTCGCACTCCCGTCCGAGGGCAGCCACCGCCCCGGCCCGTGTACGCTGGTGGTCCGGCCGGAAGATCTGGATCTGGGTGAAGACGGCACCCCGCTTCCCCTCTCCGCGCGTCTATTTCTGGGACACGCGGCGGAGTACCGCTTCCCCGTAGGAGACACGCTCCTGCGCGTGGTGGGCCCTCCGATAGAGGTCCGCGCCGGACAGATGCTGAAGGTCCGCATCCGCAAGGCGAAGCTGTTCACCCCAGGGGCTCCTCCATGACTCGAATCGTCGACAAACTCCTGCGGTGCTTCGTCTGCGGTACTCTTAGCGAGCAACGCCTGCCCTACAGCACCCACTCGCGAGGCTCGCCCGATCTGGATGGACGACCGCCGGAGATGGCTCGCTCGACGATGCCCGTCTGGGTCCAGACATGCCCCGAGTGCGGCTACTGCGCGACGGAGCTCTCCCAAGGCGATCCCTCCGCGCGCGAGGCCGTCCAGCGCCCCACGTACCAGGAGCAGCTCCACGCGGCGGACACACCGTTCCTCGCCAATCGCTTCCTCTGCCTGGCGCTATTGAAGGAGGCGGCCGGCCGGGACGCGGATGCCGCCCAGCAGCGGCTGCATGCCGCCTGGGTGGCGGATGACGCGCAAGAGCGCGCACTTGCCCACAAGTACCGCTCGGCCGTCGCGGACGCGCTCCTCGCCCGGCGCGAGGCCTTGCGCCGCTGGAGGGGCGACGAGGCCGACTGGAAGGGCGTGGAGCGGGTATTCCTCGTGGACGTGTTGCGGCGCGCGGGTCGCTTCGACGAGGCGCGACGTGAGGTGGATGCCGCGCTCCAGCAGGGCGTCTCCAGCATCGTGCGGCAGCTCCTCGGCTTCGAGTACACGCTCCTCGAGCACGAGGACGTGGGGCCACACACCCGGGATGAAGCACTCCGCGGCTCATCCCTACAGGAGGCCCCACCGCCGGAGGTGATCCCCCTGGTCAGCTACATCCAGCGCTACTACTCGGAATGGATGACTCCGCAGGAAGAGAAGGCCCTCTCCATGGGGAAGCTGCGGACCCCCGAGGGTGAGCAATGGGCGACGGATGATCCCCAGGTGTTGGCGCTTCTGGCCGGAGGGAAACACGCCATCGTCCATGCCCTCGAGCAGCGCCTGCTCACGGAGCACCCCGGGAAGGTCTTCATCAACCGCTGCCCGAAGTGCGGCGGTCTGGCGCGGACACCCCAGGCCCGGCAGTGCCGCTACTGTCCACACACGTGGCGAGAGTGAAGTGTGTGACTTGACTCTCTGGGCCAGCGCCACCAGATGCCCTGGGAACCCCAGGGAGGAATTCATGAAGAAGGTCATGTTGGCGGGTCTGCTGGCGGCCGCTGCCGTCTTCTCCACCGGCTGCTCCAATGCGTGCGACTCGTTCCAGAGCACCCTCAAGGACCGCTACAAGGAGTGCAGCATCAGCGCTCCCGACTCCGACGAGGACGGCGAGAAGCTCGAATGCACCCAGAACCTCGCCGACCAGTCCGAGAAGAGCGAGACGTGTCTCAAGAAGGCGAGCTGTGACCAGGTCCGGGCCAACACCTGGGACAACTGCTAGTCCTACGGAAGGTCGAACAACTCGGCGGCAGCGCTTGCGAGCTGGTGGGCCTCTTCTCCGGGCCCGACAGCACAAAGGCGCACGGTAGGCTCGTGCAGCAACTTGCCGATGAGCGTCTGCCCCAAGCGCTCGATGCTCTCGCGCTGCGCGTCTGTGAGCACTCCACCCAGGTTGCGAATGATCCGGGCCATGACAGCCTGGGTCTTCTCCGTCTCGTCCTTGGCGATCTGCTCGGCCCTCTTCCAGAGTCGCTCCAGCACAGGCACCTCATGGAGAGTTCGACGGATTCCTCCGGAGGGCTCTTCCATCAGGCCGAACAACTTGGCTGCAACGTCCGAGATGCCCTCGTGCCCCATTGCACGCAGGCAGGTGGTGGGCTTGTGCAACAGCTTGTTGACGATAGCGCGTGCCATCGCCTCGATGCTCTTGCGCTGCTGGCCCGTAAGGCCCTCGCCTACCACGGACAGCGTCCGTGCCACCTCCTCCTGGGCGATTCGAGCTGCCCACTGGCGCAGGCGCAACAACACCGGCATCTTGTGTCGCGCCTCTCGGTCGCGAATGAAGTGTGACACCGCTTGGGTGACCAGCACGCAGGCCTCCTGCTCGGCTACAGCCCAATTCGCCTTGTTGGCTTCGAAGAACTTCGCGAGATCGTCCACGTCGTAGGCTGTGACCCAGTCCAACTCGGCCACGTCCAGGGCGATGTCCCGGGGCACCGCCAGATCCAGCATGAACAAGGGCCGGAACCGGCGTGCCCTGGCCACCGGGCTCACGTTCTCGCGGGTGAAAATGGGTACAGGCGATGCCGTCGCGCTCACCACCACATCGACCTTCTTCAGTAACTCTTGCAGTTCCTCGAAGGGGCGCGCCACGCCTCCCACCTTGGAGGCCAATGTCTCGGCGTGTGCCAGCGTACGGTTGGTGATGATCAGCTGTCCCACCTTCACGAGCTTCAGATGCCGTGCCGCCAGTTTGGCCATGTCCCCCGACCCGACCACCAGCGCCGTCTTGTGCCCAAGTTCCTCGAACACCTTCGACGTCAGTTCGACAGCCGCCGAGGCCATGGAGGGCGCTGTTCGAGCAATGGCCGTCTCCGCACGTACACGCTTGGCGCACTTGAAGGCCGCCGAACACACGCAGCTGAGCACGCCGCGCACCGCGCCCACTCGCTTTCCCTGCTCGAAGGCATCCCTGAGCTGACCCAGGATCTGCGCCTCGCCCACCACCATCGAGTCCAGACTGGCGGCCACGCGGAACAGGTGCTCCAGGGCTTTATCTCCCTGGTACTCCTGGAGATGCTCAAATATCTCCAGCCCTCCCAGCTGGAGCAGCTCGGCGCGTGCAAGCTCGACCGCCGCGTTCAGGTCCGGCGAAGCCACGTACAGCTCCACCCGGTTGCAAGTGGAGACGAGCATCGCCTCGGTAGGCGCCTGGGCCAGGCGTTGGAGCACCTCCACCTGTTTCGCCTCAGGCAGCGAGAGCCGCTCGCGAAGACCCTGGGGGGTCTTCTTGTGAGACACGCTGATGCAGCACAGTTCCATATCAGGCGCACCTCCCTGTCGTGAAAGCGTAGGAGGGAACGAACCCGAGCACGATCCGGAAGCGCAGAATCGTCAACAGCGCCACACGTCAGTTCATGAAACCGCACTGCCGTTAACACGTCTCGAGTCTCACCCGACCGGTGGATGCCCAGCTTGCGTCGCCCTCCGAAGCCGACCAGAGCTACGGAGAGCCTTCGGACGGCCCGACCCGGCCCCAGACGACATCGCTAAAGTGGGAGCCGGGTTCGGGCTGGAGCCCGAGCTTCCTCAGATCGTCGGTGTATCGGGCACCCTTGACGACCACCCACCGCCGCGCCACGCGCCTGCCCTCTTCCAGGGTCTCCGGGGTGAGCGGTGCGTGGTCGGCGAAGCGGCGCAGCACGTCGAACCCGGGCTGTGCCTTCCCGGGCCGCGCGAACATCGGATCGAAGAAGACGACGTCGAAGGAGCGCGGCGGCAACGTGCGCAGGTGCTCGTGCGCATCCGCATGCACCACCTCCACGTGGCATGAGTCCGGTCCGAACGCGTAGGTCTTCATCCCGGCCGAGGCGAGGGCGTAGAGGGCCAGGTTCTTCTCCACCCCCACCACCCTGCCCGTGGGCCCGACGGCGAGCGAGGCCACCAGCGCGTCCTGGCCCAGCCCCAGCGTGCAGTCGAGCACGGCGTCGCCCTTTCGCAGCTCCGCTACCCGGACGAAGGTATCCCCCTCGCCCGCGGCCAGCCGCATCCTTCGCAGGTGGGCCATGCCCGCGTGGAAGCCGTGGTGGCCTTCCTTGTCCCAGAGCGTCACGCCGTCATGCCCGAAGACGATCAGCGCCTCGGCACGCGCGTCGAACCAGTCGGCGATGCCCTCCCCAGAGCGGCGCGGGAAGAAGGGAACGCCCCACGCCTTGGCGGAGGCCCGCGCCCGGGTGACGAGTTCCTCGCGCGGGCGGGCGCTGGTGGTGACGGCCAGGGGGACGCGCATTCGCCCGAAGAACTACCCCGCCTCCGCCACTTGCAGCCTCTTGCCGCCCTGCATCTGCGCCACCGTCA
It includes:
- a CDS encoding tetratricopeptide repeat protein; the encoded protein is MARLEQGQVEEGRRLLEEALRADPSSVSAMHGLARALDLAGERLEARALLERAHAQAPTEPEPACDLAMLYLEKEMDSRAEQVLAPVLKAQPEHPRANLHMAMALAKTDPARARGHAAQALRTTDPELRKQAEELHRVLVQP
- a CDS encoding class I SAM-dependent methyltransferase, with amino-acid sequence MRVPLAVTTSARPREELVTRARASAKAWGVPFFPRRSGEGIADWFDARAEALIVFGHDGVTLWDKEGHHGFHAGMAHLRRMRLAAGEGDTFVRVAELRKGDAVLDCTLGLGQDALVASLAVGPTGRVVGVEKNLALYALASAGMKTYAFGPDSCHVEVVHADAHEHLRTLPPRSFDVVFFDPMFARPGKAQPGFDVLRRFADHAPLTPETLEEGRRVARRWVVVKGARYTDDLRKLGLQPEPGSHFSDVVWGRVGPSEGSP
- a CDS encoding ABC transporter ATP-binding protein: MAAIALQDLVKSYGTTPVVRGLSLEVREGELVSLLGPSGCGKTTTLRMLAGLEHPDAGVIRIGGETVAGPGIRIPPERRGLGMVFQSYAVWPNRSVEANVAYPLTLRRLPKAEIATRVREALRWVRLEALAARMPHELSGGQLQRVALARALVSSPRVLLLDEPLSNLDAALREELRAEIATLRARLGTTMIFVTHDQAEALALSDRIAVMNRGVIEQVDAPERLYHEPATPFVAGFVGGANVFAGEVREGAFHCSGRDVVFALPSEGSHRPGPCTLVVRPEDLDLGEDGTPLPLSARLFLGHAAEYRFPVGDTLLRVVGPPIEVRAGQMLKVRIRKAKLFTPGAPP
- a CDS encoding ABC transporter permease; this translates as MNVRAPEARWWGLGAWLVPILFFAVGPVAVLILRSVGALDGGALAALASETGILGNTLLISLGAAAFAFGVGAPLSILLFRTDLPLRRGFAVLFTLPSAIPPFIWGMGWLLLASPRAGYLNRLLGEGSIDIYGAAGIAFVEGLSGLPLVLLAGAAALRRVDPALEEAARVCGASPLRALFAATVPLALPSLLSGAVMVFLMTASAFGVPYILGVSASPPTRVLTTRIYELILLGGEGNLARAVVLAAALLLFTPLALWATWVLGRSGRVRLSAGKGVSPRPFPLGRGRGLATVGVGALCAILVLLPLGAVVLTSVQRSFGAELAWESLTLTHWSGVLLEPRTLRATGRSLLLAAGAGLLVCAFGLAGAVLRRHFRRFGAGVEALAAWPYAVPGTVLAISLLVAFSRDLRFVLLDRVAFVLALAHTPWLLLIAYSAKYLALGTQNSAEALAQVDPSLAEAARVSGAGPLRAFLDAPLPLLRPALIAAFVLAFLACATEITMSVLLVPAGSEVLGTLLFELQSYADPSAAAVLACAFVALVLLGQVLLALMRRGTAEVR
- a CDS encoding ABC transporter substrate-binding protein, with the protein product MSLSPPLLRAGLAVAVLLLASCRIETAAPSDASVSAARDSEPSGEVWVYTSMYRHVIDAFEPLLKEKLPKVHVQWYQAGSEKVASRLEAERAAGAVRADVLAVSDPFLYERLTREGAFLRYASPNGLRVPRSLLELDAHYTAARLATMVLVHRKGASAPPTSFADLASERWKGRAALGDPLTSGTAFTWAVFVQGKYGDGFFEQLRERGAFVAGGNAAVLQKVESGEADCGVLLLENALAAQARGSPIAFVWPEDGAVLIPGPVAIFKTTPNPVAAKALVDLLLSPEGQRIIVEKGDMHAVDPRLEGPRGEPGLETLLSRSQPWTPELVERGLTRGGATKELFSRAFSR